GTCAGCTATCGGATGTCGACCAACTCGTGGAGCTGTGTTCGACTGCAGGACCTCGCTGTCAACTGCATTGATCCCCTCATTCTGCCGCAACAACTCGTCCTGGTTGCCGTCCACCACGGAGAAGGCACCACGGCGGAATGCATTCGCCTGGCCAGCCTTGGACACTTCTGGACGAACGTGCGCCAACTCTGTCTTGTGCTATTTCCGGCACAGCCCTCCAATGGTGTTTACGCGACGGCGGGCGCCGCGTACCGCGACAGTCTTCGCCACTTCATCTCCGTCCAGCTCCAGCAAGTCGTCGAGCTTAACATAAGCGCGTTCCACTTCGGCCCCGACCTCGACTTGACGGCACTGCTCCAGGACGGCTCGCTGGAGCATCTGCAATCCCTCTCGGCGACTCCTTGCGGGCTTCGCCGCCCGTCAGCTCTGCGCTGTCTGGCGCAGAACTGCACCAAATTCAAAGAACTGGACGTGCGCTTTGATAGGCGGGGCAGCTTCGATCGGTGCACCGTCTGCGAGGGTGAGTTCTACCTCGATCCCGAAGACATGCCGCAAATGCAAGACGGCACCCCCATGTTTCACAATGCGCTTGTCAGGCTGACTCTGAGTGACGTGCATGGCCGTATCTCCCTTTGGCTCATCGAGACCTGTCCTGCGCTTTCGGTGAGGTTGTCAGACTGCCCCAATCCGTCGCACCCAGACTACCCGTCTTTGGGTCAGCTGCTCGCCAGAAACAGCTCGCTGAGTTGTCTCGTGCTTCGTCATGATGCCCTGCCCTTCGGCGAGGCGTGCCTGATGGTGAGTCGGATTTGCGCTACGGGTTTCCCGTGCCACGAGCATATCGAAGGATAGTTCCGTATTCTAAACGTGTCGACGGCGCTGGTACTGAAATTTCCAATATACATGAAAAACGGTGGAGGGAGAGGTGGAACAGAGCACAGACAACCAATTCGCTTATTGAATGAAAATGCAGGAAGCCAATATGTATAGGTGAAGTAATCACTAACACCACGCGGAAATGCGGAAACATCTACAATAGCTTCGTCACCACTGTGACATGAGATGCGCACACTTTCCTTTCAAAAGCgaacaaaacgaaaaacagattcTGCGCGTAGCATGAACCAACCAATCCGCAACAAAACGCTTCTGCATTATATTCACTGCGGTTGAGTATCTTTATTGAGAAAAATGCTCCAGGTAAATATAATATTACGCTGGCCGACACTGTAGCCCTCTAACGGCAGAAGAAACGAGAGAAATACTGCTTGCCAGAGCTGTTTCGTTCAAAACAGGCCACCGATCGCAATCATAAGTTCCTGCAGTAACAGAAAACCGATTTGCTCCCTTGAAATTCTTTAGGATGTTTAGCACAATTTATGAAAGCTTAATTTCACTTGATAAGATTTACCTCACACAAGAAAATTAAAAGATTAGATAAGCGCAACTGAAATTGCTTCGCGAAGGCGTCCAAGGATCTGCCCTCCCCTGATACACTCAGTTGCATGGTTCCTTGAGCTGAAACAGCGCAACATAACACGACAGGAAAGAGGGACAGACACACGTCCTGTTATTTCGTAATATTTCTTCTCAGGTCATGAGCTAACCAGCCCAAGTGCGTGCACTGTGAAATAATGTGCAGCCTTAAAGAAAGGATTAAGAATGTGTCTGTAACTCATACCCTCACATCATTCTTTCGGCGTAAGAGGGCGAGTTAAAGACACATTCACGCCCTTATTAAAATTTCGGAGGTGTGAATAGCTTAAGAATATAACGTGATGTTCTGCGGGCATCGTGTCGTTCCAGGAAAACATCTCCCGCATCGCCAGCCTGCAGTACCTCTGCCTTCTGTCGGCGGCGCCATTACAGGACAATGTCGCCACGGTGTCCCTGCTGGCCTTCACTGCCAGTCTGAAGCCTCACATAAAGTGTGTACACGTTCACTACAGAAACTCCACCCGCGCCACCGAGAAGCGGATCACGTGGATGAAGCGGGCTGGCGCTACAAGCGGTGGCGTCCTGGTTCGAGACGGTCCCTGCTTCCTCTGTTGTTCGACCGCTACGTTCATAGGACTCGCCAAGCCGCTGAATCGTGATTTCAAACAGATAATGTAGCTGAATTAAGGAACGGCCGAGACGTAATAGTGTGTCATAGATACGCATAAAGTGCTGCCTACAATAATGGAACTTATCATTTGCTTTTTTCATTGCTATCTTCGAATATGTATGTCTTATCCCTTGTTCATTTTATCGTTTGCTCTTTTTCATTCGTATCTTCGAATACGTATGAACTCGCGCAGAAGGCGCCCTGCAACACTTTTTGAGCCCGCTAAATAAATCGCGCTAGAAGCGAGACAATGCTTCCGGAACGCATGGGCCAAGTATTGCTCGCTTTCATGCAGCAGGGAACGTACAATGTGGCGTGACAGCGTTCCCAGGTGACGCTGCGGCAACGCCGGTCGACATAAAACCCCTCAATATCCAAAAGTAGCGCTAACGactttcctcctcctccgctgcATTCCcgcgctcggcgcggcctcgacagtggcgccgcctatgctgGCCCTGCTGTAGAAGACGGCTAACGCGCTACAagaggaaatccgcggaaaagttaTTTCGAGCCCTGCGAAGCACTTTTCGAGGCGACGTTTTGCTTCGCCAAacggtaactggccttaagaatATGTTGCAACTGCAAAAATATGAGAAAAGGACTGTTATTTACGGCACAAAGCGcccgcacgttgagagttcgtgtcgATTAAACACAACGCTTGCAtgcggtgtgctcaaacacgcgcgtaattacctcaGTTCCACGTTTCGactgcgtgaaagtatgtgtacgtggtttaaTTCGCAAGTTCATTTACGTAAATGCCGGATACCTTTGTACAggcggcgcgtgagagattccaaaTGCCTCGGACCACCAATGCCTAGTAATATGGCCGTTTATGCTCCACGCCTTTTACAGATGTGTGCAGCTCATGCACGGATTGTGGCGGCCATGAGAAACGTTTTCACACGTAGACATCATTCATAACTTGAACAACATACCAGCATATGGAAtcgtcttttatttatttattacagtgcaaGTGGCTGGGATTAGATACCAAGAACGAACTTGATGGGACAACGGAACAAAGGTTCCGAAAATAATTATTCCTCCCTCATTAGCACCTGTAACACTTTTATTGCACTGCTCATTTTATATCTGTATACTACGTGCGTCTGTATTcttttgcgctgtaagttttcgCAGAGAAGCAGTGTTACTCTATCTGGAACACTCAAGGCACACAAGACAGACAATAAACttattctgtggttttacgtacATGAACCACGATATTTTTAtaagcacgccgtaatgggggactccggtttaattttgaccagctggggttctttagtgTGTCCGCAATAGATGGGACACAGGCTTATTTGCATATCTCCCACATCAGAATGCGACCGCGGTGGCCgcgattcgaacccgcgacctcccgCCATCAATCCGTCtgcgcgtactttcgtcgcaCAGCGCCAGCAATGGCGGTCGGAGGGCGTTGGAAAGAAAAGATATACAAAAGAGCAACGCGTTCTTCCACGTGACACGGATTGGCCAATGGGGCAGCGGAGGAGGTTGAGGCGACAGGAGCTGTGGAGGAGGAAACGCCGGGGAGAGCGTGGTGGCgaaaagatctaagaatggcgctactctTGGAAAATTTAGGTTCTTTAGGTCAACAGAGCCCTCCGTGGAGCGCCTCTGGGTTTCCTGTAGCAGAAAAACTCAaaacacggcctccgagatcgagCGGCAAATGTCGGAGGTGATGTGCGAAGCCCTGGTGGTGAATGCAGTAGAGAAGGAAGAAAAGTTGTGTGACCAGTGCCAACACTGCGCTGTGTACTCGGTCAAAGACCAGGGTTGGTCGAGTATGTTTTTATCCATTTCTGAGACATGCACGTTCCTTTCCAGGGATGTTCTTCAAAGGACACTTAAAGAGAACTTTCTATATAGACAGCAGCGAATTCAATTCTTAGTCAGAAAACCGGAACACTGAAAATTCGGAGTATGCATGCGAATGTTCGAAATTTGTACGCCCCGTCACGGACGCAGCTTGTCGCCATGCTGGTCCTCCAACGTGACCGCTAAGACGATGTCAGTACAGGCCATCGCATACGAATCGGATGGTCCTTGCTATTCGGATCGTATTCGACCCTAGAATTCACTATTCGAAGTTGTCGGACACCATATGTAAAAGGGGACCACTGCTGCTCTTGCTGTCTACAGGGAGCAAGACAGATTATAGCGGACACCTTTCTGAACCACGCTGGTGAGGGAGAACGGCTGTCGTTGCGCAAACGATCCAGTTCTTGGACAAACACATGAAGGAGGTCACTAGCACAATAGTTACCAGCCGTTGAGTAAGAACTGCTTGCCTTAAGAAACCCACAAGTTGTAACTTAGGGTGATGGTTTGTGCTACTGGGCTTTCCATAAGACTGTGATGCAGCGCGAAGAGCGACCAGGGACACCGAAGAATGAGgtcaagcgcttgtccttgttcttctttgtcccttgtcccgcttcgcgctaCACCACACACTCTCCTACAAATTGGTTGTCTCGATATAGACAAAGCAGTTTATTATATGCCCAATCTCACCATTCTTGGACACCTTCAGAACGATGTGCGGTGATGTAGCATTACCATCAGCTACTCTGTAATGAAGGATATACTAGATGTATCTGGTGATGTGCTATTCCTATTCTTAAGAGAAAAATGATTCAGCTGAGCagtccatgtaatgcgtagggcagataagcGGTGGACTATTAGCGTTGATGCGCCGTGTACAATTGTATATAGGGATATGAATATGTTGGGGTCGATTGACGCAAAGCCGTGATAGTTGAtagttgacataaaaattgtaacagcgcaaacacatgtaaccacaaagtaacaaggacgagacacaagcgctgactgtcaactcaacttgtgtctcgtccttaatttttgttactttgtggttgcatgtgtttgcgctatCACAATtcttatgtcaagtatgcaccaactcgcccagaaagaagcttTAATGATAGTTGATAGCTTTGGGAAGCGCATTCAACCTGCTGGGGGATCAGTTAGAATGACGATGGTGATAATAATTAATATTCATGTATGTTCTAGTTTAATGTGCACTCATTTCGTTGCAAACGTACGTAGCTATTTCATTTTTGCTAGGTCGGCTCAGCGAAGGTAACGTTTGCTAAGCTTCGGACGCGCAGATTGCAAAAGCAGTGCCCCGAGGGAAAATTCAAGAATAGTCGTTTAAATATCAGGCAAGCGCGTTCCCTACATATTTATTTTGGATATGTTGGGGCGGATGTGAGCTCTGCTGGAAGGGCCGGCGTTGCACATGTCATCTTTTTGGCGCTGCGTTTGCACGATACGCGAAAATCTGCTGCATGGAATCTCTCAGGTGCCTGCACCGGGAACAGCTCATTTCACCGTGCCAATAGAAACGAGGTTTACTTGAAAACAAGCCGCGTGGAACAAAACCCCGGAATGGGCGCCAGTCGGCATCATGTTCCAACATACATGTGTAACCTCCAGTAAACCcgttcatatatttttttttttcttggccacaatGCGCACTCTCGGGCCCGTAGTTCGCCTATGCAATGTTTTAGCAGCCCGTTATCTTTCCTCCGTATTTTCTCCTTCATTAGATTCCCGAAGTTTCCAGCCCTCGTTATCCATATTGTACAAAATCAAGTGCGATACATAATCCACTGTTAATTACCTATGCATTACGTGTTCACTTCAAGGAGAGAAGGCACTTAGCTCTAAGAGAGGCCATATTATCTTTGTAAAACGGGATACTGGACTACCTTGTACATAATTCATAGCTCAGAACTCTCGAGAAATCTCCGAGTAAGCATTTTGTTGTCGTTGTTCAAATGCAATTGCCTACGCAGTTCCCTCGTGCATTTTCGTTGAATTCGACGTCTCCAAGAAATATTTATCCCACCTGATAGCGGAACAACTGGTCTTAAATGAGTTTTATGAAAGCGTTTTTCGAGAATAATACAGAATAATTTGTCAAGCTCTAGAGCTTCCTTTAACTATGAAGGCTTGTTTGCTAAACCATTTTCAAGGAATTAGAATTAGTGATTCCGGAACTTCATGTGGCGGAAGTTTTCTATTGTGTTTCTGTTGaggctatcttttttttttttacggaagaGGGTGAACTGAATGTATTGATGCCCATAGTTTCGGAATCGCTATTTcgaatgcaaaaaagaaacaccagcgtaccgtgcattgggggcacgtgaaaaaaaaagccaggtggccaaaattattccggagtccttcTACTATAAAGAGCACCTCATAATCATGTCGAGGTTACGACGCATAAAACAgcgaaatttatttttaaatgaaGTTGCACGGCATGCTCATGACAACCACGCTCAGCGACGCTAAGAAGCTATCTCGCGCCTGGGCCAGACCCAGCTCACAGGGGGGCGTgcccagtgacatcgtggggcgtaaTTCCGGTACTGGAACAGAACACGGGAAATCTGCCCTCCTGAAATTCCCAGCCTAGCTCTTTTTGAGCTTGTACTTGACTGTCTGTACAACCCGTTCGgctgcaccgtttgaagcagggCGGTACGGTAGAACCATCATGAGGCGGATTCTCTTCTTCAGCCAGGCCATGTACTCTATTTCTGGTGAAAGCGGGACCATTGCCGGACAGGATGACGTCGATCAGCCTACTCCGGGCGGCGAAGACTGGTCGCAGTGGCGCAATAGTCGCGCCTTCTGATATAGTTGTGACAGGCAAAACTTCAACCCAGTTCGAAAAGGTAtccaccaccaccagcaagtaATGTCCCTTGAAGGGCCCCCTAAAAGCCACATGCGGGCGGGACCAAGGTCTCTGTGAGAACGGCcggggggtgatttccacatggcGCGatgcccgctgatgctcctggcagacttgacagctctgcaccatgtgagcgatgtcctTGTCTAGGTCAGGGCACCAAATGTGGGACCGGGCCTTTTGTGGGATCTTGGTCTTTTGCATGCCAGGATGACCCACTTGCCGCAACTGCAGGACCCTCGACTGGAGACGTTTAGGGACATCGCACTGGAACCACGCAGTACTCAGCCTTGCTGCAGGCTTAGCTCGGCAGCCTTACGGCTATAGGCGTGCCGAATCACCTCTTCCCCTCGG
Above is a genomic segment from Dermacentor andersoni chromosome 8, qqDerAnde1_hic_scaffold, whole genome shotgun sequence containing:
- the LOC129384212 gene encoding uncharacterized protein yields the protein MLSLRANLGVSSLVEHLKHLMAHTTCAIRELDLTNCILVETNELPLHIAKCTTLQSLRCVACPLRPSALLGLMLERLHYLAEVEFSLVADTDVQSEIRHVQQCASEMPGALALNLRRMYVEVSGYLNFKLLSAVLRYCPNLDKLHVHLVRGAFSNALLECKVILQQCVNLEKFAFSSEVPASIQRLPSTPLEFTSCAAVCANVSYRMSTNSWSCVRLQDLAVNCIDPLILPQQLVLVAVHHGEGTTAECIRLASLGHFWTNVRQLCLVLFPAQPSNGVYATAGAAYRDSLRHFISVQLQQVVELNISAFHFGPDLDLTALLQDGSLEHLQSLSATPCGLRRPSALRCLAQNCTKFKELDVRFDRRGSFDRCTVCEGEFYLDPEDMPQMQDGTPMFHNALVRLTLSDVHGRISLWLIETCPALSVRLSDCPNPSHPDYPSLGQLLARNSSLSCLVLRHDALPFGEACLMENISRIASLQYLCLLSAAPLQDNVATVSLLAFTASLKPHIKCVHVHYRNSTRATEKRITWMKRAGATSGGVLVRDGPCFLCCSTATFIGLAKPLNRDFKQIM